In Trifolium pratense cultivar HEN17-A07 linkage group LG7, ARS_RC_1.1, whole genome shotgun sequence, a genomic segment contains:
- the LOC123895244 gene encoding calcium-binding protein KRP1-like, which translates to MELNFGMDFEDYFPSMIARFGAEGFINELCNGFRLLMDVNKGLITFESLKMNCSMLGLEVRDDELVCMLMEGDLDGDGALNQMEFCILMFRLSPCLMGGPKICTSTHQGVDSMSM; encoded by the coding sequence ATGGAATTAAATTTTGGTATGGATTTTGAGGATTACTTTCCATCCATGATTGCACGTTTTGGAGCAGAAGGGTTTATAAATGAACTTTGCAACGGCTTTCGTTTGCTTATGGATGTGAACAAAGGTCTTATAACATTTGAGAGCTTGAAGATGAATTGTTCCATGCTTGGTTTGGAGGTTAGGGATGATGAGCTAGTTTGCATGCTAATGGAAGGTGATTTGGATGGAGATGGTGCTTTAAATCAAATGGAGTTTTGCATTCTCATGTTTAGGTTGAGTCCATGTTTAATGGGTGGACCTAAAATTTGCACTAGTACTCATCAAGGTGTGGATTCCATGTCAATGTGA
- the LOC123895245 gene encoding calcium-binding protein KRP1-like, with protein sequence MELDFGMDFEDYFPSMFAHLGAEGFIGELCYGFRLLMDVNKGLITFESLKMNCFMLGLEVRDDELLCMLKEGDLDGDGALNQMEFCILMFRLSPCLKDGPKICNTITHQGVDPKVI encoded by the coding sequence ATGGAATTGGATTTTGGTATGGATTTTGAAGACTACTTTCCCTCCATGTTTGCACATTTAGGAGCAGAAGGGTTTATAGGAGAACTTTGCTACGGGTTTCGTTTGCTCATGGATGTTAACAAAGGTCTTATAACATTTGAGAGCTTGAAGATGAATTGTTTCATGCTTGGTTTGGAGGTTAGGGATGATGAGCTCTTGTGCATGCTAAAGGAAGGTGATTTGGATGGAGATGGTGCTTTAAATCAAATGGAGTTTTGCATTCTCATGTTTAGGTTGAGTCCATGTTTAAAGGATGGACCTAAAATTTGCAATACAATTACTCATCAAGGTGTGGATCCTAAAGTAATATGA